Below is a window of Mucilaginibacter ginkgonis DNA.
GTTTAATAAGATAAAGCGTACGGCTTTTATAGTTCAGCTCGGTATACCAGGCCAGCTTCATGTTGTAGAACTTTAGGCCTTCCTGTTTGGCCAATTCGTCCAATATCATAAAGCCGATATTATGCCGAGTTTCGGCATATTCCGGGCCGATATTCCCTAAACCTACTATTAAGTATTTCATAACCCCCTAACCCCCTAAATGTGGAACCACATTATTTTTTTCAAAAATATTTAAAGTTATCGATTAAGATTCATCGCCCGGTTTTAAATAACAATTTAATTTATTGTTTAAATAAACATATTTCTTTGTCCCTTAAATCAGAAAAAACGCGTTAGGGATAGCAACGAAAAGCCCGCAGTTGGCCGCCGGCCGACGAGGGCTTGTAGTGGATAGCCCGACCCGCGAAGCGGGGAAACGCCCAACTATTATCATTCGGTTAAACTTATTTGCTGAAAAAGATTCTTCGTTGGTCCCGATACTATCGGGACTAAATAACGAACCCTACATTAACCTCCCTTTAAGGAGAGGCCGGGCTAAATTATAAAAAAACAGCGATAGAAAATTCTATCGCTGTTATCTGAGTAATCGCATCTGTGAAATCACCTCTTCATCGGTGAAATCAAAAGCAATTATTTCTTAGCTTCCTGCTCTGCCTGGCGCAATGCACGTGAGGTAGTTACAGAAAGGATGGTATCTTCCTGAGCGTTAGTAATAGTTAGGTTTGGTACAGATACGTCACCAACACGAACAGATTTACCAACTTCTAAACCTTCGATGCTTACTTCAATGTTGTTGATGTGGTCTTTAGGTAAAGCTTTAACACGCAGTTTGCGCAGTTTTTGCACCAATTTACCACCCATTTTAACACCCGGAGAAGTACCGGTTACTTTGATAGGAATTTCGATAGTAACTGGTTTGTCTTCGTTAAGCTCAAGGAAGTCGATGTGGATCATCGCCTCTGTCAACGGGTGAAACTGCATATCTTTGATGATAGCCTTTGTAGTTTTACCATCGATGGTCAAATCGATAAAGTTAACTTCCGGAGTG
It encodes the following:
- a CDS encoding 50S ribosomal protein L25/general stress protein Ctc, whose protein sequence is MNSVAISGSLRENVGKRDAKDLRYNSMVPAVLYGGATQTHFAVAAADLKPVVYTPEVNFIDLTIDGKTTKAIIKDMQFHPLTEAMIHIDFLELNEDKPVTIEIPIKVTGTSPGVKMGGKLVQKLRKLRVKALPKDHINNIEVSIEGLEVGKSVRVGDVSVPNLTITNAQEDTILSVTTSRALRQAEQEAKK